In one Lycium barbarum isolate Lr01 chromosome 7, ASM1917538v2, whole genome shotgun sequence genomic region, the following are encoded:
- the LOC132601664 gene encoding uncharacterized protein LOC132601664, whose protein sequence is MTSNIAECINGKLVAARELPVFYFLEEVRKMFGRWNCTNRRNGTYTFTTLGKTFQQLLSINECKSLRRTVEPSTEYVYTINDEARRFIIDLKRKTCSCRMFQMDEIPCPHAWAVLKSKSLMPDEYCSDLFKPKTVIKTYDVPVDPLPDESEWNIPKHICDEVVLPPRYKRPPGRPKKKR, encoded by the exons ATGACCTCAAATATAGccgaatgtattaatggaaaattggtagCAGCAAGAGAGTTGCCtgttttttattttcttgaagaagtgaggaagatgtttgggAGATGGAATTGCACTAATAGGAGGAACGGTacatacacattcacaacacttgGAAAAACATTCCAGCAATTATTATCAATAAACGAATGTAAATCTCTACGTAGGACG GTTGAACCATCAACTGAATATGTGTATACCATAAATGATGAGGCAAGGCGTTTCATAATTGAtcttaaaaggaaaacatgcagtTGTCGGATGTTCCAAATGGACGAGATACCATGTCCACATGCATGGGCTGTATTGAAGAGTAAAAGTCTTATGCCTGATGAATATTGCTCAGACCTATTCAAACCAAAGACAGTGATTAAGACGTATGATGTGCCGGTGGATCCTCTGCCTGACGAGAGTGAGTGGAATATTCCCAAACACATATGCGATGAAGTTGTTTTGCCACCAAGATACAAGAGACCCCCAGGAAGGCCAAAGAAGAAGCGATAA
- the LOC132601665 gene encoding uncharacterized protein LOC132601665, whose translation MKAFELIVPHSILFEDLVCFVYYSLYLNNILLSISPFHLSCLDTHMLINCVHVSAFFFDASLHWNMSVDLFSLGFSQQQLAIAGESAKIVAERRSKKIHDPSRMRQLQPTKVAKPSKRKDDVPVKKGSNVAQQNKRKETKFYFKRHPEEAPSMQRYTNIEVFKDLKSKLTVPQLEIFSKTIFGKFLGMQHLEVQAQIFRCFMVRELKESTSDCFTIDINGTVLRFTMREFALMSGLNCVADEGQFTYDEEKPKRIMDDYFGGTRSKVKILELIDCFKNKCWGDNDEDAVKFAILFFINTYIFCGEPRKTNIPRVHFEVVEDGRIHGMPLAMQVWLYECCSRVPSYLALKSGNSIPRMLNWRSIDSQPKYNILMEGIFRDGKQLSCTFANTIPTSSGLESLQLPDVVTDSPLSKRRKQLPATASTSKKQQIHTEPQTTLKKSHKDQKVAQKPILQKSASPKLNEQMNRPQNTLVLRDVPTASMKDEMQFLRKDFQVFKESFTSIGTELSNLRTFIDDNFKKLFEAIKGNNSVEKGVAPMLHEEVPDIVVTDGNLSADTRKASTEEISRADEGSFNSTEMLVKLPLETRVPEAGAGIQAEDITDHSILETAPRFDDNITRSQWLIPDEMLPSQIGSSGFSMFHQTGHKGFVMPVMSADKGIQEAVINVEVVIAQPDVIPTRIVKPSKYFYSPYMTDYGSAEASVQDPTPSIFKKKHPFVEDPINGPRNTSLIQQYRNWLEQDLLLRHDKKKGKESCYKKNKQALDPDDINFGFNFGVLHVDDKNWFYLLSMNGQSWNDEHIDVIFYYLRKKGKYDKDNSFKFTTVNCMLFSKIDEIHRAYANPEGTSSVASS comes from the exons TTTCTCTTTGGGATTTTCACAACAACAACTTGCAATTGCAGGAGAATCTGCTAAAATTGTTGCTGAGAGAAGAAGCAAGAAGATTCATGACCCATCAAGGATGCGTCAACTTCAACCAACTAAAGTTGCAAAACCGAGCAAGCGAAAAGATGATGTACCAGTCAAAAAAGGTTCTAACGTTGCTCAACAAAATAAGAGAAAA GAAACTAAATTCTATTTTAAGAGACATCCTGAAGAGGCTCCATCGATGCAACGGTACACGAATATCGAGGTGTTCAAAGATCTCAAGAGTAAGCTAACTGTTCCACAGTTAGAGATCTTTTCCAAGACAATATTTGGGAAATTCCTCGGAATGCAGCACCTGGAGGTTCAAGCACAGATTTTTAGGTGCTTCATGGTAAGAGAGCTCAAGGAGAGCACTTCTGATTGCTTTACAATTGATATAAATGGTACCGTATTGCGATTTACCATGAGAGAATTTGCCCTTATGAGCGGGCTAAATTGTGTAGCCGATGAAGGTCAATTTACATACGATGAGGAAAAACCGAAGAGAATTATGGATGATTATTTTGGTGGAACTAGGAGTAAAGTAAAAATATTGGAGTTGATTGATTGCTTTAAGAATAAGTGTTGGGGAGATAATGATGAGGACGCTGTTAAGTTTGCAATTCTGTTTTTTATaaatacatacatcttttgcggtGAGCCTAGGAAAACGAATATACCAAGGGTTCATTTTGAAGTGGTTGAGGATGGAAG GATCCATGGGATGCCACTGGCTATGCAAGTTTGGCTTTATGAGTGTTGTTCAAGAGTTCCATCGTATCTCGCTCTTAAATCCGGAAATTCCATTCCAAGAATGTTGAATTGGAGGTCCATTGACAGTCAGCCAAAATACAATATTTTGATGGAAGGCATTTTTAGAGACGGCAAACAGTTG AGCTGTACATTTGCAAATACAATCCCTACTAGCAGTGGGTTGGAGAGCCTCCAATTGCCCGATGTTGTT ACAGATTCTCCACTTTCAAAGAGACGCAAACAACTTCCTGCAACAGCTTCCACATCAAAGAAACAACAAATCCACACCGAACCACAGACAACTTTGAAGAAGAGTCACAAGGATCAAAAGGTTGCTCAAAAGCCTATTTTACAGAAGTCTGCTTCACCAAAGTTGAATGAACAAATGAATCGACCCCAAAACACCCTAGTCCTACGTGATGTCCCTACTGCCTCTATGAAAGATGAAATGCAATTTCTAAGGAAAGATTTTCAAGTTTTCAAGGAATCA TTCACAAGTATTGGCACTGAGTTGTCCAATCTTCGAACTTTCATAGATGACAACTTCAAGAAGTTATTTGAAGCAATCAAGGGGAACAATTCTGTGGAAAAG GGTGTCGCACCAATGTTACATGAGGAGGTTCCGGATATTGTAGTGACCGACGGAAATTTAAGCGCAGATACACGTAAAGCTTCAACTGAAGAGATTAGTCGGGCGGATGAAGGATCTTTCAACTCAACAGAG ATGCTCGTTAAGTTGCCTCTAGAAACTCGTGTACCAGAAGCAGGTGCGGGAATACAAGCCGAGGACATCACTGATCATTCAATTTTAGAGACCGCACCCAGGTTCGATGACAACATTACTAGGTCACAATGGTTGATCCCTGACGAAATGTTACCAAGCCAAATAGGTTCGTCAGGATTCTCTATGTTTCATCAAACGGGTCACAAAGGATTTGTTATGCCAGTAATGTCTGCTGACAAAGGAATACAAGAGGCAGTGATTAATGTGGAAGTTGTAATTGCTCAACCAGATGTTATTCCAACTAGGATAGTCAAACCTAGTAAATACTTCTATTCACCTTACATGACCGATTACGGCTCTGCAGAAGCTTCTGTTCAAGACCCCACACCTTCCATTTTTAAAAAGAAGCATCCATTTGTTGAAGATCCAATTAATGGCCCGCGAAATACTTCGCTTATTCAACAATACCGAAATTGGCTCGAACAGGATCTGCTTCTAAGGCATGATAAAAA AAAGGGTAAGGAAAGTTGTTACAAAAAGAATAAGCAAGCTTTGGATCCAGATGACATCAACTTTGGCTTCAATTTTGGTGTGTTACATGTTGATGACAAAAACTGGTTCTATCTCTTATCGATGAATGGCCAGTCTTGGAATGATGAG CATATTGATGTCATTTTTTACTACTTGCGGAAGAAAGGCAAGTACGACAAGGATAACAGTTTCAAATTCACAACCGTTAACTGTATGCTCTTCTCCAAAATTGACGAAATTCATCGTGCATATGCTAATCCGGAGGGGACCAGTAGTGTTGCCAGTTCGTAG